The Aedes albopictus strain Foshan chromosome 1, AalbF5, whole genome shotgun sequence genomic interval GGATTTTAAGATTGAACGCATTCGAGTTTGAAATAAAATACCGGAAAGGATCTCACAACATTGTTCCCGACGTGCTCTCTAGGATCGTAGCTTCAATTGTGTACGACCCACAAAACACGAACGACAGCTGGTATGGAAGATTAAAAGACAGTATTGAGAAACATCAGGACCAGTTTCCAGACTTCCGCAGCGTGaacggagaaattttcaagaactgTCGCTGCACGGATGAACTGGGGTTTACCACGCACaagtggaagaaggtgctaccaTTGAAAGAACGGGTAGAAGCAATCAGCAGATTCCATGATGCAACAACCGGAGCTCACCTAGGATTCGAGAAGACATGGCGCAAGGTGCAAACATACTTCTACTGGCCAAAGATGCGGCAGGACGTCGGAAAATACGTTAGATCCTGTTCAACGTGCAAGGCAAGCAAAGCTCCTACAGGAACCATGAGACCAACGATGGGTAATGCAAAACCGGCAAGACTTCCGTGGGAGTTGATCTCGTTGGATTTTGTTGGACCGCTAACTCGCTCTGCAGCAGGAAATACGGTGATTTTGGTAGCAGTCGATTGGGTTACAAAATATGTCATCGCACACCCCATGCGAAGCGCAGATTCGGCGAAAATGGTCAACTTTCTGGAAAATGAAGTGTTTCTGCGATTCTCTCGGCCAAGAATAGTTCTTTCGGACAATGGCAAACAGTTTCTGTCCGCAGCGTTTCGATCGTTGTTAGCTCGGCACCAAATCGAGCACATGACGACGGCTTACTACTGCCCGATGGTTAACAATGCAGAACGTGTGAACAGAGTGATTGTGACGTGCATTCGGGCATTATTGAAGGAAGACCACAAGGCGTGGGATGAGAACTTGTCAGCAATTGTAGCTGCCATCAACAGCGCAAAACATGACTCGACCGGAGTAAGTCCTCATTTCGGAAACTTTGGGCGAGACTTTAAACTCCATACCGACCTATACAAACAGCAAGACATGAACATCCATCACGATCCCAAACTAGCCCAAGACATTCGCCTTTCGACGTTGAAGCGCATCCACGAATTCGTCGTAAAACGGATGAACAGTTGTCATGAGAGAAGTAAGCAGCACTATAATCTAAGAGCCCGGAAGGTGTTATTCAAGGTTGGTGACGTTGTCTGGCGGAGAAATTTCGGACTCTCATCGAAGGTGGATTGCATAAACCAGAAGCTGAACCCGAAATTCACAGCGGCCATCGTTAGGGGAGTGCTAGGACACAACATGTATTCTCTAGAAGACGTAGCAACCGGAAAGCAAGGGAAATACCACGCCAAAGACCTCAAAGCTGATTAGCAAGATTTTGATTTAGCTATGTACGCAGAAATCGCTGCCAACCACAACTTTCGTGAGGAAAGCATGAACACACGCTCCGCGGTGACAGCATTCAGGACCACTTCGACAATACAGCCTACGTCAGGCAAGGGAGACTGGACCCCGAAGCACAGTAGGGCGACACCAGAGACCAAGCTATGGCAGCTACGCGGAACAGTACACTAGGAAGCGTTCCAAATACGCCCGACTATACTGAACAGCTCATCTCACTTCGACAATACAGCCTACGTCAGGCAAGGGAGACTGGGACCCCGAAGTacagtagggaggctccagagaCCACGCTACGACAGCAACACTATTCCGAGTAAGGAGCAACGAACCACAAGAGCCAGTTTTCAAGCTATGTACGCAACATCACGCAGTTGTCAACTATAAGCGCAAGCAACACAAACACGTAGCTGAGATTCGGCTTGAGGCCCCACAACGCTTTCCACGAAACCTCGCCAATCTCAAACGGAGAATCCAAAAGGAGTGAAACGTTGTCTCAATGTCAGCTCCCAAAGCGTGTATATCCATCATTGGCCATTAGTCTTCTAGGTCGTAGAGGCATCCCATGAAATCTACCCGATCTTCGGATCCTAAGTAACGCGACCCAAGGGCGCGGTAAAACCCTTGTATGGGCTCGTGGTGATTGGAGCGACCAAATCCGCTCTTTCCTCTTACACAAACGACCACCTCCCAACTGACCATCGTCAGCTGAGAGTTTTTTGCGTGCCGTATCAACTATTCTGATATGGACAATTTCAAACTGAGCCATAGTTACTGTTATATGTAAGATCTTGCAGAGTTCTCCATTAGCAACTCTGAGAATGATCATTTGAATGTTTACCGCAATAGGTAACGGCTGGGTCAGCAAACAAGAACTGAGTTGGAGACGTTCTGGCCAAGTTGCGTTGGCATCCTGATCATATTATTTTAGCAGATTTGGCTGCTGCATTATGTTCGCTTAGTTAAAACGTTTGAGCGCTACCTCTGGAGAACGTACGGTTCTCGCACTTTAGTCTTTGGTTTGAGTTTGTCAGCATGATCAGGTTTAGTCTCCAACACACTTCTTGAGGAAGTGaaagttttgatgaattttgatgctgattcttccggttgccctctacggtcccGAAGCGTGGACGTTCAAGGAGGTACATacaccgaaaagcttttggagtttttgagcgcaaagtgctgcggacaattctcggtgggaaacaagaaaacggagtgtggcgcagacgcatgaatcacgagttgtaccaagtgtaggAAGAtgtgaatattgtgaaacgtataaaatacgtcagacttcagtgggctggacacgtagtgcaaatgtcggaagaaagaatagcgaaaacatcattcagcagagaacccggtagaggtaggcgacttcatgttcggccgcgaactcgctggctgcacgcgattGAAGAAGatttacgatccctacacgttcggggaaactggaggaacatcgcccaagaccgacgaagatggtgctctactatacgatCAGCGTTGGAGTACAGTTACTTTGATGCCAACAAGGTATTAAGGTAAGGTAGGTAATCTGAATCTGCTAGCGCAGCGTTATCCCTTAATCAGTCTGAAATATCTTGAATCCCTGCTATCCACAGAAACTTCCTCTAGAACGCCGCTGAAACCCTTATGAATTCCACAGAAGCAAACATGAAAAATTATGAAGCTCCTAAAACCCCCCGAAACCGTTATCAAACCTTCTGAAGCCGCATGAAATCTCCATAAAACACCTTAAAACCGCTCTGAAACGCgtttgaagccccctgaaacttcGTTGAAGTTCACTCGAAATTACTCTATTGGGCTTGTTCTTCAACCTCCACGGTTCGCGGGTTTAGAAGGCACTTTTCTGGCTTTAGTGCAAATTCCCAGCCACCACTTCTGTCCAATCACGCAAATTAAATTTGCTCTCCACACTAGACACTATTGTGTAATTCTTCCTCGGCGACCTCACTGATTACGCTTTACTTGCCGTTGAAATTCACAAGCTTTATTGAAACCAAAGTCCGATACTTTATTATAGGAACGAAAACTTCTAATCTACACGTCTTTATTGTGGAACGATCGATTGGCTACTGACTTGAGTTGTTATTTTCGAAATTCTCGTATTGCATTCTCAGGTCGCTAAGACTACCTATACATCAGCATCGTCGTCGTATTTTTGTGTTGAGTGTTGTTAGTTTTTAACTGTATTGTTACTAACATTCTTAGGCATACTGTGTGTTCGGTGTTATGTATAACAGTTTGAATTTTAACCTGCTCAATCCTAGCTGTAAGTTTTAATTTGTAGTTTTAACAATAGAATTCATATTTATGTTATTTTACTATTTCAACAACTAacagggtttttaaattaagaaaaatgtatcgatttttttggttttatacgaaagagcaccttttactgagccactatgatttttttcaaatttttagaactttattttgatacctaaaatcaatatcaaagagattttttgaaatcaccttttgacagctgggtaacaaATCGttgccatacaaacttcaaattgatttttaaataggttcccgggcaccaaaatttatgaaaacttggatttcggcttagtttcgcatgcagattcagaatatggaattatctcaacaccgctaaagaagccaattgccacCGAGAATGgtgtcctctcctcttcttggcgtaacgtcctcactgggacaaagcctgcttctcagcttagtgttctatgagcactagggcagttcagacttttaacatgttaaaaattcaaagctcctatatgttcattacaatcgttggtgcaaaactagagtcctgtcaaattttcagccatttcggtggtgatttaatggtggcccaaaagcaaaataggtttatatgggaattactatggaaaattttcgaaaaaggttctccgcgctgtagagcattaccacatggatgaaggCGTTGGGtgaaagtcaaattgaattcgtcagatctcaatgatgaatgttgccgaagaccgcaactggtttcgactcacgagacagaagttattaattaaTATTCATTCATGCGtgtgtaacgatgaatataaatcTCTAAACCGACAGCATGTGGACAGTGCCATCTGCATGTCAAATATGAAGTTTACTaacgttaaaaaaaaatagaaacgcGAAATTAAAAGGCTCCACTGAACTTCAACTGATTTCCTTTTGCGAACAGACAATGGGGAGGCGAATCTAAACGGGTAAAAGGGAGATGAAAACAGGCTATTGTTCTCGGGATCACGAGAGGCTTGCCCAGTTTAGTTTTTGGGTGATTTTTTCAGTGGAGATTGTCGAAGCCATCGGATGTGTGAATTCTAAAGCAAAAATAAAACTACACGTTGAAGTGGCAGTTGAAAGTCAGTGAACAGACATAGACGGTCCTAAATTAATTAAGTGAGTGATAAGCTCTGAAACATTTTGTACGCCGTATACTTTCATTAAAAATAGAAGTAGGCAGAGAAGAGTGTTCACGACAGCAATAGGATTTGAAGGTTACCAACCCGCGCTTCCGTGGGTTTTTGGTTGGGGTTTGGTAAATCCACCAAACCACGAGAGCTTCGAGAGCATTGGTGAGCCCCTTGGTGGAAAAACGTGTTGTGGGCCTTAATCTTCCACCTCGCCCACGGTTACGGGGTAACACCACCCTCTGTGATCTGAGACGGTGTCCTAACTAAACAGTGCATGGATCACAGTAGATCTCCACGAACAACGCCATTATCCAGTTACCCCACGTAACACGTTATTACACCGCCCACGAAGACCACGAGTAGCCCAAACACCAACCACGTGGCTCGTGGCGTCCTCTGGGTATTGAACCACGAGGGACCCCGTCAAAGTACCGTAGCGAGGAGAAGGGTTGTTCCAGCGCTGCAGGAGTCAACGCACCATATAATCCAGGTCAGATCTAACTAATGTACCTAGCTTAAGAAATAGGGCCCATCTTTAGTCCCGGGACAGGTTAGGAGGAAACCAGAGAGAAGAATACATGTAGATGCATCGAAATTCTGGTCGTACGTATTACTAATCCGTCGGCGGATACAATCTTTTTTTGAAATGACGGTTCGTTAATCTAGTTGATGTTGATTTTATTTGGCTATTTTCACCTCTATTAACCTTAGTCGGATCTTTAATCTTCAGAGTCTTTTCGGGGGGTGATCAAAAGAACGTAGGTGTTTGAGCCGAACGACAGACCCGCCTTCGGGAGAGAGTCTCTAGCCGGACTAAAATTTACGTTCGTAGCCTTCCATTGACGGAAGTGGCGCTTAAGCTGCGAATGGTTAAGAGCAAAATTCACccgttacatttggcgcccaacgtggggctgaGGATTGTTTGGTTCGGATTCCTTGTATAACtttgattttattcgaatagTTGGTTGCATTTGAAATTTGAGTAGAATTTGTAATGTAATTGGATTTTTGGTTTCTCGGATTAGTTTAGCATTAATTTTGATTCTTCAATACCGTTTATTTTCTTTTGTGCTGTCCCATCAAATAGAATAGGTTAGATTAAGTCATTTTTACGTTGAATTGGTATTCttttattattttcattttttttttcataatggaaCATTTTTATATAATCGAAAATGATTTGCGAGATGATGAAGTGGAATATGAATTAAACCTACGTCAAATTGATGGTGATAGTGGTTCGGATGGCAGACGAGTGTTACGAAATTGGTTAAGAAGTGAACGAAACGTAGAATACGATACCGAAAGGACCATATCTGATGAATATCAGGCGACTACCAATAATTTACGAGATCTGGAGACCGACCTTCTCGCCGGACGTTCGGCCGGTGGCCGGTCCCGGTTAATTCACTACTATAGACGGATTAGACGAGGAAGAGTAACGAATCTTCAGGAGCAAGAAAACAGGAAGGTGATGCTGGATATAATTCGAAGGATGGGATCTCAATATTTCCAGTTGGATTTCGTTTCATTGGATGCAGCGTTGGATGCAGCCTCTGTTGACAACCGGATGGAGGGAGCCCGGAAGTCTTTGACGCAACAGTTTGAGGGGGCTGATGAAGAGCAGGGTGCGGTAGGCGGTACGCAAGATCCAGACGACATACGTGCCCAATGTCTAGCCATCGCCAAACAAATTCTGGAATGATCACTTCTTCCCCCGGAGCGCAGGCTATCAGGAAGGTCCATAGACAGTCAGATGGTACAACCGCGTAGTTTGCGGGAGGAAATGGAAGCAGCAGAGCGGAGGACGTTCTCCCTCGAAGGTACCAGCAGGCCGTTTCAAATCAATCCGCAAGACCCTCATGAATCGAGTAACCAACGGCAAGGGTTGGTCTCGACATCGGGTGCGGTTCGAGAAGGGCCAACTCCATGGACAGCCACACTGCATACTGAGCCGCGTTTGATAAGTTCATCAGGAGATCCCTGGTCCAGGGCAGGAGGGATACCGGTACCACCTCCAGTGAGTTTACTGCGAAATACGGTTCCAGTAGCATACCGATCATTGAGCCCGCCATTATCGGGCGCCACACTCCAGCGACCAGCTCAAGTTGCGACGGGATTCTCCCCAGGTTTGCATCCGGATAATACTCGACCAAATTCTTCCTACGCCATACCGAAAGAAGCTGAAAGAGTGAGCTGCCCGCGGAATCCACCTCCGACTCCTACAAATGTTGAATGGGAGAATGCAAGTTATGTCCATGTGTCAGAGATTAATGATTATATTCATACTTACGTGCGACAGGTGTTGATGCAGAATTTGAACCGGAATGTAATGCGAGACACCATGGTTAACCACTTGGCGAGCCAGGTTGCGGACATGGGTATTAGAGATTCCGAGATGGCCAGGATCTCTCGAGAAGGACATCCCATGACAAGCGGTGGAATGGAACCACGGAACACTCCAACAGCAGCTCTCCAGCAGCCCTTTTCCGGATTGGGTCGGGATCGTATAACTGTAAATAGAGAATCAGATGTGAATCCACCTGCGACAGGCTTTCCAGATTATCGGCGTAACTCCTTCCCCCAATCTTTTATTCCGGACCAACCGAATGTTCGAAGTCCTCAGTCTCATGCCCAAGGGAACCAAGGTATGTTCAACACACGGCCCTCGCAGAGCCCAGGTCCAACCTCTGGAATTGGACCGAACAACGTGAACCTGAGATCAAGATTGCCTCATCAAACCTGCAATATAATGGAGAAATGGCCTAAGTTTGGCGGGGATACCAATCCTGTTCCAGTTGTCGATTTTCTTCGCCAACTCGAACTACTGTGTCGGTCGTATCAAATCAGTGAAGACGAGTTGAGGACTCACGCACATCTCCTGTTCAAGGATGATGCATCGATATGGTATACGGCGTATGAACCAAAGTTCGATTCCTGGAACACGTTGCTATACTATCTTCGCATGCGATACGATAACCCAAATCGGGATCGATTCGTCAGGGAAGAAATGAGAAACAGAAAACAACGGCCTAATAAGTTATTTAGCGCTTTCTTGACGGATATGGAGACTCTCGCTCAGCGATTGATCCGGAAAATGACCGAACAGGAAAAGTTTGACATCATagcagaaaatatgaaaatttcttACAAGCGACGTTTGGCGCTAGAAGAGGTAGTCTCCATTGAACATCTGGCTCAATTGTGCTACCGCTTCGACACCTTAGAAGCTCACTTGTACAACCCGAAACTGCCATTGAAACCTCATGGCATCAATGAAGTAAAGTTGGAAGATTCAGAGAGTTGTTCCGCAGACGAATATGAGGAAGACGGTGTATTGAATGCACTAGAAGCGCGAAAGTTTCGAAATATCCGTAGCAGACGAGTGGGGGGAGATGAGGTAGCCGATTCACTACTCGTCCGAAACCTCTTTGTTGGAATTGTCGCAAGTTGGGGCATTTGTGGAGGGAATGTGAGATGCGAAAAGCGATTTTTTGTCACATGTGCGGCCACCCAGAGGTGACAGCCTCTAACTGCCCTCAGCAGCACAATCTTAGACCTCTAGCCGAAGAATCGTCAAAAAACGACTAGAGGAGGGGGTCTCTGGGAACGGGCCTCCCGAGAAATCAGATTTGGAAGTTCCCGCAAAGGTAGCCCTGAAATTCAATCAAGTGTATTCTATTAACCTTCGGATAAGAAGATGTCCACATCTAACAGTATCAATATTGGAAACGGAGGTAGTTGGACTAGCGGATACCGGGGCTAGTGTCTCCATAATAGGGTCGATGGACCTTATCAGTCGGTTCGGTTTCGAAATTCTACCTTGTAAGTTAAAGGTCCTAACCGCGGATCGGACACCCTATACATGTAAAGGATATGTAAATGTTCCATACCGATATAATAAGATCACAAAGCTGATTCCAACTCTAGTAGTGCCGGAAATAGCCAAACCATTAATTCTCGGAGTGGACTTCCTCGAGGCGTTCAATTTTCAACTTGTTTCATTAGCTGAGCCTAGGGAATCAAAAGAAGAAAGTTGGACAGTAGCGCATGGGGAGGGCAATTTATTGTATGCGGAGGATTATTTCAGTAATGAACCAGATAGAGTGTGTTTGCATCTTTTACCGATAGAGGGAAATACGGAGAATCCAGCACGACCGGATCCAACGTATACAGACGAGAGTCTTGAAATTCCCACCATAGAAACTACTTCAAACCCTTTGGCAGACCCCAATGACTTGAAAACAGAACACCAGTTGACCCCTGGTCAAAGACAGGTACTTTTCCAGGTTGTGCAACAATTGCCAGTGGTCGAAAACGGAAAGTTAGGAAAGACTGGCCTTGTAAAACATGCAATTGATCTTATCCCTGGTGCAACCCCCAAGAAAATTCCTTGTTATAAATGGTCACCTGCAGTGGAATCAGTTATTGATACCGAGATAGAACGATTACTTCAACTCGATGTCATCGAGCCCTGCAAAGAAGCCCCTGATTTTATAAATCCTCTCTTACCCATAAAGAAGCCCAATGGCAAATGGCGTATTTGCCTGGATTGTAGAAGACTCAACTCCATGACTAAGCGAGACGAATTTCCAATTCCGAATATGGTTCAAATACTACAAAGAATTAAGAAAGCGCGTTATTTTTCCGTCATAGACCTTACGGAGTCATATTATCAGGTTCAATTAGAAGAAAACGCGAAAAGCAAAACAGCGTTTCGAACAAATAAAAACCTCTATCGCTTTAAAGTCATGCCGTTTGGGTTGACCAACGCCCCGGCGACGATGACTCGATTAATGGCTCAGGTCTTGGGACACGATCTCGAACCGTATGTATATGTCTACCTAGATGACATTATCATTACATCGGAGACCTTCGAAGAACATATTCGGCTTTTGAAATGTGTGGCACTCAGGCTTACGACAGCTAATTTGACTATTAACTTAGCTAAATCAAAATTTTGCCAAAAGAATATTAAATACCTTGGGTATGTTCTTTCGGAAGAAGGGCTGTCAACGGATGTAGCCAAAATAAAACCCATCTTAGACTATCCAGTACCACGGACGGTCAAAGAGGTTCGTCGAGTATTAGGACTCGCAGGGTTCTaccaaaaatttataaagaacttTTCTGAAATTACCACTCCCATTACAAATCTTTTAAAAAAGGGTAGAAAAAAATTTGAGTGGACCCCAGAGGCAGATTCAGCGTTACAAAAACTGAAGGAGGCCTTAGTATCCACCCCAGTATTGGCCAACCCAGACTTCGCAAAACCCTTCATTATTGAAACGGACAGCTCCGATCTGGCTGTCGGTTCTGTCTTAGTTCAAGTTCAAGAAGGAGAACGACGGTGTATTGCGTACTATTCTAAAAAACTTTCCCACACCCAAAAGAAATACAGTGCCACAGAGAGGGAATGTTTGGCCGTCCTACTCAGCATTGAAAACTTCCGACACTTTATTGAGGGGACGAGATTTATAGTTCAAACGGACGCGATTAGCCTAACGTTCTTAAGAACAATGTCCATCGAGTCGAAGAGCCCGAGGATTTCCAGATGGGCTTTAAAACTTTCCAAATACGATGTAGAATACCAATACCAGCGAGGTTCTCACAACATCCCGGCGGACGCTCTGAGTAGAAGCCTTCATACCATTCAAGTAAAATCACAGGACTCCTACCTGGAAGGGTTAAAGAAACAGATTGAACGAGAACCGGATCGGTACCCAGATTTCAAAATCGTGAATGAAGAGGTATTCAAATTTGTCACTAACTCCACATTGGTGGAAGATTCCACCTTTCGCTGGAAAAAAGTAATACCCCAGGAAGACCGAGATAAAATTATTGCAGCGGTACATAACGAAGCTCATTTAGGGTTTCTAAAAACATTAACCAAAATTCGGGAACGATTTTATTGGCCCAAAATGGCCACCGATATTAAAAGATTTGTACAGAAATGTGGGATATGTAAGGAATCCAAGACTCCGAATGCGAATATGCAACCCGTATGTGGAAAACCAAAACTGTGTCAAAGGCCATGGGAAATCATTTCCATGGATTTCCTGGGTCCCTATCCCCGGTCTCGGAAAGGCAATGTATGGCTGTTAGTCATTTGTGACTACTTTTCGAAATTTGTAGTTGTGCAATGCCTTAAAACGGCCACTGCCCCTGGGGTGTGCACGGTTTTGAAA includes:
- the LOC109414134 gene encoding uncharacterized protein LOC109414134 isoform X1 produces the protein MSFSRDPGHLGISNTHVRNLARQVVNHGVSHYIPVQILHQHLSHESEVDSAGSSLFQLLSVWRRKNLVEYYPDANLGRIPSQLELVAGVWRPIMAGSMIGMLLEPYFAVNSLEVVPVSLLPWTRDLLMNLSNAAQYAVWLSMELALLEPHPMSRPTLAVGYSIHEGLAD
- the LOC109414134 gene encoding uncharacterized protein LOC109414134 isoform X2, coding for MFLPFGRCCCVPTVVIAISSIRLSSGMNRGMFLRYGALHCLPELIRSRPNPEKGCWRAAVGVFRGSIPPLVMGCPSREILAISESLIPMSATWLAKWLTMVSRITFRFKFCINTCRTSRRWIPRAAHSFSFFRYGVGRIWSSIIRMQTWGESRRNLSWSLECGAR